A window from Herbaspirillum sp. meg3 encodes these proteins:
- a CDS encoding TonB-dependent receptor, with product MKTSTPFPGTLRPLLLALIAAWTPLSQAENSDPALPEVVVKESQSVSEKNKLPTTTESITAAKAADTVNAMNVEDTLKYMPSVLVRKRFIGDTQAPMSTRTTGINASARSLIYADGTLLSALIANNNGNGSPRWFLVAPEEIERIDVLYGPFAAQYPGNSYGAVTDITTRMPDHFEASVKANTAFQDFSQYGTSNTYRSQEFAATLGNRSGDWSWWFSANHLDGYSQPVTYVTASTVPAGSIGGYATQDKNGKNIFVLGANGLTHTVQDNAKLKLAYDFSPTLTATYTLGYWQNRADSHGQSYLSNAAGATVYPSGLASNSTDQEQWIQSLAVRSKTQGVFDWEAIASNFYTAKDSTRTSTGTYPAAQTGGSGTIADASGTGWSTLDLKGVWRPDGVKGAHIVSFGGHYDQYKLVSPTYLTSNWVSGSNGALSTDSRGKTETSAVWAQDVWRLAPDWKATLGGRYEWWRAFGGYNYAVASGGINQPEVRNSGFSPKLSVAWAPGDLWQFTGSFGKALRFPTVGELYQNVLGSDGIYRQPNPNLKPERVLSSELAIERALDKGKLRLSLFQEEVSDALISQTSTLGTVVSSFTQNVDKTRQRGVEFVVQKDDVLIRGLEINGSVTYVDARILANSSFVSSTTTSVGKRTPYVPEWRATLVGTYRPDDKWAYTLAGRYSGRLYSTVDNSDINTHTYQGFDGFMVFDARVRYKIDKHWSTAVGIDNLTNKNYFLFHPFPERTLFAELKYDF from the coding sequence ATGAAAACATCCACACCATTTCCGGGAACCCTGCGTCCCTTGCTGCTGGCGCTGATTGCCGCCTGGACTCCATTGAGCCAAGCTGAGAACAGCGATCCCGCCTTGCCCGAGGTCGTCGTCAAAGAATCGCAATCGGTCAGCGAAAAGAACAAGCTGCCCACTACCACCGAGAGCATCACTGCCGCGAAAGCCGCCGACACCGTCAACGCGATGAACGTCGAAGATACCCTCAAGTACATGCCCAGTGTGCTGGTGCGCAAGCGCTTCATCGGTGACACGCAGGCGCCGATGTCCACGCGCACTACGGGTATCAACGCCAGCGCACGCAGCCTGATCTATGCCGATGGCACGCTGCTATCGGCGCTGATCGCCAACAACAACGGCAATGGTTCGCCGCGCTGGTTCCTCGTCGCACCGGAAGAAATCGAGCGCATTGACGTGCTGTACGGTCCCTTCGCCGCGCAATACCCGGGCAATTCCTACGGCGCCGTCACCGATATCACCACGCGCATGCCGGATCATTTCGAAGCCAGCGTCAAGGCCAACACCGCGTTTCAGGACTTTAGCCAGTACGGCACCAGCAACACCTATCGCTCGCAAGAATTCGCCGCCACGCTCGGCAATCGCAGCGGAGATTGGTCATGGTGGTTCAGCGCCAATCATCTGGACGGCTACAGCCAGCCGGTTACTTATGTCACAGCGAGTACGGTGCCAGCCGGTAGTATCGGCGGCTATGCGACGCAAGATAAAAATGGCAAGAATATCTTCGTGCTCGGCGCGAACGGCCTGACCCATACCGTGCAAGACAATGCCAAGCTCAAGCTGGCCTACGATTTTTCGCCGACGCTGACCGCGACTTACACCTTGGGCTACTGGCAAAACCGGGCCGATTCACACGGACAGTCCTATCTCAGTAATGCTGCCGGCGCGACGGTCTATCCGAGCGGCCTCGCCAGCAACAGCACCGATCAGGAACAGTGGATACAAAGCCTGGCTGTCAGGAGCAAGACGCAGGGCGTGTTCGACTGGGAAGCCATCGCCAGCAACTTCTATACCGCCAAGGATTCCACGCGGACGTCAACCGGCACTTATCCCGCTGCGCAAACCGGCGGCAGCGGAACCATCGCCGATGCCAGCGGCACCGGTTGGTCAACCCTGGATCTCAAAGGCGTCTGGCGGCCGGATGGCGTCAAAGGGGCGCATATCGTCAGCTTCGGCGGTCACTATGATCAATACAAACTGGTCAGCCCGACCTACCTGACCAGCAACTGGGTTTCCGGCAGCAACGGCGCCTTGTCGACCGACTCGCGCGGCAAGACAGAAACCAGCGCTGTGTGGGCGCAAGATGTCTGGCGTCTGGCACCGGACTGGAAAGCCACGTTGGGTGGACGCTATGAATGGTGGCGCGCTTTTGGTGGCTACAACTATGCGGTGGCAAGTGGCGGCATCAATCAGCCGGAAGTGCGCAATTCGGGCTTCTCTCCCAAACTGTCGGTGGCATGGGCGCCCGGTGATCTCTGGCAATTCACCGGCTCATTCGGCAAGGCTCTGCGTTTTCCAACCGTCGGCGAGTTGTACCAGAACGTACTCGGCAGCGACGGTATTTATCGCCAGCCCAATCCCAATCTGAAGCCCGAGCGAGTGCTGTCGAGTGAGCTGGCCATCGAGCGCGCACTCGACAAAGGCAAGCTGCGTCTGTCCTTGTTCCAGGAAGAGGTTTCCGATGCCTTGATTTCGCAGACGTCGACACTGGGGACGGTTGTGTCGTCCTTCACGCAGAACGTCGACAAGACACGTCAGCGTGGCGTCGAGTTCGTCGTGCAAAAAGACGATGTGCTGATTCGGGGATTGGAGATCAACGGCAGCGTGACCTATGTCGATGCGCGCATCCTTGCCAACAGCAGCTTTGTGTCGAGCACCACGACATCCGTTGGCAAGCGTACACCCTATGTGCCCGAATGGCGCGCCACGCTGGTGGGGACTTATCGTCCTGATGACAAGTGGGCGTACACGCTGGCAGGACGCTACAGCGGACGTCTCTATTCGACGGTCGACAACAGCGACATCAACACGCACACCTATCAGGGTTTTGACGGCTTCATGGTGTTCGATGCACGCGTACGCTACAAGATCGATAAGCACTGGAGCACCGCAGTCGGCATCGACAATCTCACCAACAAGAACTACTTCCTGTTTCATCCGTTCCCGGAGAGAACCTTGTTTGCAGAGTTGAAATACGACTTCTGA
- a CDS encoding NAD(P)H-dependent oxidoreductase — MATMFQQLKALAEAGKPVRVGLIGAGKFGSMFLSQVPRTPGVHLLGIADLSPTRAKQALTRVGWKDDMHAARSWDEALHDGSTFVQDDAEAMISHPQLDIVIDATGSPAAGIRHALLCCKHRKHIIMVNVEADALAGPLLARRAAEAGIIYSMAYGDQPALIAEMVDWARTSGFDVVCAGKGTKYLPIYHQSTPDTVWGHYGFSEAQVASGDFNAQMFNSFLDGTKSALEMGAVANACGLTPGANGLAFPPCGVDDLPNILKPASAGGILSHSGTVEVVSSLERDGRPVFRDLRWGVYVTFEAPSDYVRDCFAQYGLKTDVSGRYATMYKPYHLIGLELGISVANIAVRGQPTGNTLAFSGDTVATAKRDLKPGEKLDGEGGHMVYGKLMPAVDSLNAEALPIGLAHHIVLQRPVAAGQTVRWSDVAIDSSLESIRIRREMEELFRKEMGLAAPRSSIAA; from the coding sequence ATGGCAACCATGTTCCAACAATTGAAGGCGCTGGCCGAAGCCGGCAAACCGGTGCGCGTAGGCCTCATCGGTGCGGGCAAATTCGGCTCGATGTTCCTCTCGCAGGTGCCGCGCACACCCGGCGTGCATCTGCTGGGCATTGCTGACCTGTCGCCCACGCGCGCGAAGCAGGCATTGACGCGTGTCGGCTGGAAAGACGACATGCATGCTGCGCGTTCCTGGGATGAGGCGTTGCACGATGGCAGCACCTTTGTGCAGGACGATGCCGAAGCGATGATTTCGCATCCGCAGCTGGATATCGTCATCGACGCCACCGGCAGCCCTGCCGCCGGTATCCGTCACGCTCTGCTGTGCTGCAAGCATCGCAAACACATCATCATGGTCAACGTCGAGGCGGATGCCCTCGCCGGCCCGCTGCTGGCGCGCCGCGCCGCCGAAGCCGGAATCATTTATTCGATGGCCTACGGCGACCAGCCGGCGCTGATCGCCGAGATGGTCGACTGGGCGCGTACCTCCGGCTTCGACGTCGTCTGCGCCGGCAAGGGCACCAAATATCTGCCGATCTATCACCAGTCGACGCCGGATACGGTGTGGGGACATTACGGCTTCAGCGAAGCGCAGGTGGCCTCGGGAGACTTCAATGCGCAGATGTTCAACTCCTTCCTCGACGGCACCAAATCAGCACTGGAGATGGGCGCCGTCGCCAACGCCTGCGGCCTCACGCCGGGCGCGAACGGATTGGCCTTTCCGCCGTGCGGCGTCGATGATCTGCCGAATATTCTGAAACCCGCATCGGCGGGCGGCATCCTGTCGCATTCGGGTACGGTGGAAGTCGTGTCATCGCTGGAGCGCGATGGCCGTCCGGTGTTCCGCGATCTGCGCTGGGGCGTGTATGTCACCTTCGAAGCACCGAGCGATTACGTACGCGACTGCTTCGCCCAATACGGTCTCAAGACCGACGTCAGCGGCCGTTACGCCACCATGTACAAACCCTACCACCTGATCGGCCTGGAGCTGGGCATCTCGGTCGCCAACATCGCCGTGCGCGGCCAGCCGACCGGCAACACATTGGCTTTCAGCGGCGACACCGTTGCCACCGCCAAGCGCGATCTCAAACCGGGAGAAAAGCTCGACGGTGAAGGTGGCCACATGGTCTATGGCAAGCTGATGCCAGCAGTGGATTCGCTCAATGCGGAAGCACTGCCGATCGGGCTGGCGCATCACATCGTCTTGCAGCGCCCCGTCGCTGCCGGTCAGACCGTGCGCTGGAGCGATGTCGCCATCGACAGCAGCCTGGAGTCGATCCGCATTCGCCGCGAGATGGAAGAATTGTTCCGCAAGGAGATGGGACTGGCGGCGCCGCGCAGCAGCATCGCCGCCTGA
- a CDS encoding LysR family transcriptional regulator, protein MQKTMRKFDWNDLQAFLAVVRAGRLTVAARQLGIDHSTLSRRIAGLEASLGAVLFDRRSAGYALTVEGERLIADAEAMESLAVRIHARQDDAKQGLTGSIRIGTPEAWGTYFLAPQLSLLAQQHPELEVELIANPRMFSLSKREADIAISMTRPEQGRLYARRLNDYELGIYASSNYLQRHGHIDNKAQLEAHTWVGYVEDLMWSRELDYLSDISPLLRPRIRISNIISQMAAVVGGAGLGVLPCFMAREEERAESLVRLLPDIRLYRSYWLITHADARDILRVNVVADFIAERVQAEGEKFWIDQTIA, encoded by the coding sequence ATGCAGAAGACGATGCGTAAATTCGACTGGAACGATCTGCAAGCCTTTCTCGCCGTGGTGCGTGCAGGTCGTTTGACTGTGGCCGCCCGCCAGCTTGGCATCGATCATTCGACCTTGAGCCGTCGCATCGCCGGGCTGGAGGCGTCGCTCGGCGCAGTGCTATTTGATCGCCGGTCGGCTGGTTATGCCTTGACGGTGGAGGGGGAGCGCCTGATCGCCGATGCCGAAGCCATGGAAAGTCTGGCCGTACGCATTCATGCTCGCCAGGACGACGCCAAGCAAGGATTGACCGGCTCGATCCGCATCGGCACGCCGGAAGCCTGGGGCACCTACTTTCTGGCGCCGCAACTTAGCTTGCTGGCGCAGCAACATCCTGAGCTGGAAGTGGAACTCATCGCCAACCCGCGTATGTTCAGCCTTTCCAAACGCGAAGCCGACATTGCCATCAGCATGACGCGTCCGGAGCAGGGGCGTCTTTATGCGCGTCGTCTGAATGACTATGAACTGGGGATTTATGCTTCCAGCAACTATCTGCAGCGACACGGCCATATCGACAACAAGGCGCAACTGGAGGCGCATACCTGGGTCGGTTATGTGGAAGACCTGATGTGGTCGCGCGAGCTGGACTATCTCTCCGACATATCACCCCTGTTACGTCCGCGCATCCGGATATCGAACATCATCAGCCAGATGGCGGCGGTGGTCGGAGGCGCAGGTCTGGGCGTGTTGCCATGCTTCATGGCGCGTGAGGAGGAGAGGGCGGAAAGCCTGGTGCGCTTGCTGCCGGATATCCGGCTGTATCGCTCTTACTGGCTGATTACGCATGCGGACGCACGCGACATTTTGCGGGTCAATGTGGTTGCGGATTTTATTGCGGAACGTGTACAGGCAGAAGGCGAAAAGTTCTGGATCGATCAGACGATCGCGTGA
- a CDS encoding methyl-accepting chemotaxis protein has protein sequence MKLSFKQRLWTPLVISLIALLAISIFNILQARDIRLEERKKDLINVAQVAMSTIKEYGELAKSGAMSKEDAQKAALLRVKSMRYGTDGYFSVSNSQAVTVMHPIKPELNGKDLSAFKDPNGTLVFVNISKAGAKPEGDFINYVWPKVGSQDPVPKTSYAFRYEPWDWIVTTGVYVDDINSAFMRSIYQAAAIFFGFAIILIALVVVNNRSILRTIGGDPGDAAEIANKISDGDLTLAINTVPGDTSSLLYAFKRMRDSLTHTISNIKSSADTIATASSEIASGNLDLSSRTEQQAGSIEETASAMEELTSTVKQNADNARQANQLAVSASEVAVQGGAVVSQVVDTMGSINDSSRKIVDIISVIDGIAFQTNILALNAAVEAARAGEQGRGFAVVASEVRSLAQRSSAAAKEIKTLIDDSVAKVDVGSKLVQQAGETMNEVVASVKRVTDIVGEISSASQEQSAGIGEVGQAITQMDEGTQQNAALVEQAAAAAQSLQDQAATLANLVGRFKLDATQTHQLAAAPIRSTPQSFKAPVKTSAPAAAAKPAAITKAKAKPAPASAPRLGGAGAKPASASKAATPDSDSDWETF, from the coding sequence ATGAAACTCTCATTCAAACAACGGTTGTGGACGCCGCTCGTCATCAGTCTGATTGCGTTGCTGGCCATCTCAATCTTCAACATACTCCAGGCGCGCGACATTCGCCTGGAAGAGCGCAAGAAGGACCTGATCAACGTCGCGCAAGTCGCCATGAGCACCATCAAAGAATATGGCGAACTGGCGAAAAGTGGCGCAATGAGCAAGGAAGACGCGCAAAAGGCGGCGTTGTTGCGTGTGAAAAGCATGCGCTATGGCACCGATGGTTATTTCTCGGTCTCCAACTCGCAGGCCGTGACAGTGATGCATCCGATCAAGCCTGAGTTGAACGGCAAGGACTTGTCGGCCTTCAAGGATCCCAACGGCACACTGGTGTTCGTGAACATTTCCAAGGCCGGCGCCAAACCCGAAGGCGACTTCATCAACTACGTCTGGCCCAAGGTCGGCTCGCAGGATCCAGTGCCAAAAACTTCCTACGCTTTCCGCTATGAGCCATGGGATTGGATCGTTACTACCGGCGTCTATGTGGACGATATCAACAGCGCTTTCATGCGTTCGATCTATCAGGCGGCCGCTATTTTCTTCGGCTTCGCAATCATCCTGATCGCTCTGGTGGTGGTGAATAATCGCAGCATTCTGCGCACTATCGGCGGCGATCCTGGCGATGCGGCTGAAATCGCCAACAAGATTTCCGATGGCGACCTGACACTGGCAATCAACACTGTGCCCGGCGATACCTCCAGTCTGTTGTATGCCTTCAAACGCATGCGCGATTCACTGACGCACACGATCTCCAATATCAAGTCGTCCGCTGACACCATTGCCACGGCATCGAGCGAAATCGCCAGCGGCAACCTCGATCTGTCCAGCCGCACCGAACAGCAAGCCGGATCGATCGAAGAAACCGCTTCGGCCATGGAAGAACTCACCTCGACCGTCAAACAGAACGCCGACAATGCACGCCAGGCAAATCAGCTGGCGGTATCGGCTTCGGAAGTCGCAGTTCAGGGTGGCGCCGTCGTCAGTCAGGTCGTTGATACGATGGGTTCGATCAATGATTCGTCGCGCAAGATTGTCGACATCATCAGCGTGATTGACGGTATTGCCTTCCAGACCAATATTCTGGCGCTCAACGCTGCGGTGGAAGCTGCTCGTGCCGGCGAACAAGGCCGCGGCTTTGCCGTGGTGGCTTCTGAAGTGCGCAGCCTGGCACAACGCTCGTCCGCTGCCGCCAAGGAAATCAAGACACTGATTGACGACTCCGTCGCCAAGGTCGATGTCGGTAGCAAGCTGGTGCAGCAAGCCGGAGAAACCATGAACGAGGTGGTCGCCAGCGTCAAGCGCGTGACCGACATCGTCGGCGAAATCAGCTCGGCCAGCCAGGAACAAAGCGCGGGTATCGGTGAAGTCGGCCAGGCGATTACGCAGATGGACGAAGGCACGCAGCAAAACGCCGCGCTGGTGGAACAAGCTGCTGCTGCAGCGCAATCGCTGCAAGATCAGGCCGCCACACTGGCCAATCTGGTTGGTCGCTTCAAGCTGGATGCAACACAAACGCATCAGCTTGCCGCCGCACCGATTCGCAGCACACCGCAATCATTTAAAGCGCCGGTAAAAACATCCGCACCAGCGGCCGCAGCCAAACCAGCCGCAATTACCAAAGCTAAAGCCAAACCGGCTCCAGCGTCGGCGCCACGTCTGGGCGGTGCCGGCGCCAAACCGGCCAGTGCTTCGAAAGCGGCAACTCCTGACTCGGATTCGGACTGGGAAACATTCTAA
- a CDS encoding YdcF family protein codes for MSLFIKIVSTLLLFPANLLLLAALGLLLRRRRRGAIWLSWTALALLWVFSTRAGALLLVAPLETQTPPMSNATIASSHAQAIVVLGARRQSNAPEYNNQDAPGYLALARLQYAARLHRISHLPLLVTGGKTDAALESEAEVMARSLHDDFGVSTRWLENAANDTAQNASFSAALLGKDGVQHILLVTDAIHMPRALASFQKTGLEITPAPTVFFSHERLSPYDYVPSGEGLRRSNYALHEWIGLLWYTLRDKVTSKVR; via the coding sequence ATGTCCCTATTCATCAAGATCGTCAGTACACTCCTGCTGTTTCCTGCCAATCTGTTATTGCTGGCGGCACTTGGCTTGCTGCTGCGCCGTCGCCGGCGCGGCGCAATCTGGCTGAGCTGGACTGCGCTTGCCTTGTTATGGGTGTTTAGTACGCGCGCCGGCGCCCTGCTGCTGGTCGCTCCTCTGGAGACACAGACGCCGCCCATGTCCAACGCAACGATAGCAAGCTCCCATGCGCAGGCAATCGTGGTGCTCGGCGCACGCCGGCAGTCCAATGCGCCGGAATATAACAATCAGGACGCGCCCGGCTATCTGGCGCTGGCCCGTTTGCAATACGCAGCCAGACTCCACCGCATCAGCCATCTTCCTTTGCTGGTCACAGGAGGCAAGACCGATGCTGCCCTAGAAAGCGAAGCCGAGGTCATGGCGCGCAGCCTGCATGACGATTTTGGCGTGAGTACGCGCTGGCTGGAAAATGCGGCGAACGACACCGCACAAAATGCGTCGTTCTCCGCAGCCCTGCTTGGCAAGGACGGTGTACAACACATCCTGCTGGTGACGGATGCGATCCATATGCCGAGAGCATTGGCCAGTTTCCAAAAGACCGGTTTGGAGATTACGCCTGCACCGACTGTTTTCTTCAGCCATGAGCGGCTTTCACCGTACGACTATGTTCCCAGTGGAGAAGGCTTGCGGCGCAGCAACTACGCCTTGCATGAATGGATAGGCCTGCTTTGGTACACGCTCAGGGACAAGGTCACGAGCAAGGTCAGATAA
- a CDS encoding HdeD family acid-resistance protein, with protein MIRLVLLLLGADFIRRYWHVLALIGLAWGVIGVSLCIDALDGVLVFPLTVFGYLLLAESLATLFLASSGIGAQKSLRYLKGGLFLLISLLVISLHPTSDMVLAMLFGTAFTIGGGLQIASALVVRFPRWRMALAGGIGQILIAIFFFQPYPTHYKGTLPYCIGMGLIFSGWSLIWLASRTRRLPQTASISQLSFRNADSDRPLDAGSHDRDTFAADDTLPDVESAAPLTVHVWTPVGSAKEQTLNRPIVNRYIAAVDASGRISTGHAALEVAPSLYISLYPAEEIDRSPDEFARLLRATPDNNVRGRYLTDYPSEAASWCPSTEKISFRDYDSRRLLRFWQQYRQEEIYNLTYRNCSSTVAYALEAALEGVIGRRADQWLGFIKVLFTPEVWVASQIQKRAATMAWTPGLTLDYARALRAVVHPRPLSWMASVQLAIRRSRRFRRADAASRVLPVSVNQREDSGAGR; from the coding sequence GTGATACGTCTGGTCTTGCTATTGTTGGGTGCTGATTTCATTCGCCGTTATTGGCATGTGCTGGCGTTGATCGGTCTGGCATGGGGCGTGATCGGTGTCAGTCTGTGCATCGATGCGCTCGATGGCGTATTGGTGTTTCCTCTTACCGTGTTCGGCTATTTGTTGTTGGCGGAAAGCCTGGCAACGCTCTTCCTTGCATCCAGCGGCATCGGGGCGCAAAAGTCGCTGCGTTATCTGAAGGGTGGTTTGTTCCTGCTGATTTCGCTCTTGGTGATCTCGCTGCATCCGACCAGCGACATGGTGCTGGCCATGTTGTTCGGCACAGCGTTCACGATCGGTGGCGGCTTGCAGATTGCCTCGGCGCTGGTGGTGCGCTTTCCGCGCTGGCGCATGGCGCTGGCCGGTGGCATCGGACAAATTCTGATCGCCATCTTTTTCTTCCAACCGTATCCGACGCATTACAAAGGTACGCTGCCTTATTGCATCGGGATGGGGCTGATCTTCAGTGGTTGGAGCCTCATCTGGCTGGCCAGCCGTACGCGGCGTTTGCCGCAGACCGCGTCGATTTCTCAGCTGTCTTTCCGGAATGCGGATTCCGATCGTCCGCTCGACGCAGGCAGCCACGATCGCGATACCTTTGCTGCCGACGATACGCTGCCTGACGTCGAAAGCGCGGCGCCTTTGACTGTGCACGTATGGACACCAGTCGGCTCTGCCAAAGAGCAGACTTTGAATCGGCCCATCGTCAATCGGTACATTGCAGCGGTGGATGCCAGCGGCAGAATCTCCACCGGCCATGCGGCGCTGGAGGTCGCGCCGAGCTTGTACATCAGCCTCTATCCGGCCGAGGAAATCGACCGCTCACCGGATGAGTTCGCACGTTTGCTGCGCGCTACGCCGGACAACAACGTGCGCGGCCGTTATTTGACCGACTATCCATCGGAAGCGGCATCATGGTGCCCGTCAACAGAGAAGATCTCGTTTCGCGATTACGATTCGAGGCGGCTTCTGCGGTTTTGGCAGCAGTACCGTCAGGAAGAGATTTACAACCTGACATACCGCAACTGCTCCAGCACCGTTGCGTATGCGCTGGAGGCCGCATTGGAGGGCGTCATTGGTCGGCGTGCCGATCAATGGCTGGGTTTCATCAAGGTTCTTTTTACGCCGGAGGTCTGGGTCGCCAGTCAGATCCAGAAGCGCGCCGCGACCATGGCGTGGACGCCGGGATTGACGCTCGACTATGCGCGCGCCTTGCGCGCCGTGGTGCATCCGCGGCCTTTGTCATGGATGGCCAGCGTGCAACTGGCGATCCGCCGCAGCAGACGTTTTCGACGCGCGGATGCGGCGAGTCGCGTGTTGCCTGTATCGGTCAATCAGAGAGAAGATTCAGGCGCCGGCCGCTAA
- a CDS encoding alpha/beta hydrolase: protein MPINNENTGSLQASDGTTLFYREWRHAAPRGAIVLVHGLGEHGGRYAELAGLFHDAGLSVRIHDQRGHGKSDGARGSLRSDADFLTDLKLVFDDFAQQCDTTPFLFGHSLGGLVAARFATGGLSKVRGLLLSSPALAIRMSGFQKILLALTTRLAPGFAVPTSLPAELVSHDTEVVQRYRNDPLNHGKVAARVVNFMLSAMAQVQRDAGTFTLPLLLQIAGDDVFVDPEGSRSFFSSVPQVDKCLYCYDDAYHEIFNESKERRLRVQGDLQSWLVSHLA from the coding sequence ATGCCGATCAATAACGAAAATACCGGATCCCTTCAGGCCAGCGATGGCACCACCTTGTTTTACCGGGAATGGCGACACGCAGCACCGCGCGGCGCCATTGTTCTTGTCCATGGATTAGGGGAGCACGGCGGACGGTATGCGGAGTTGGCAGGACTGTTCCATGACGCAGGGTTGTCGGTGCGTATTCACGATCAGCGTGGTCACGGGAAATCAGACGGCGCACGTGGGAGTTTGCGCAGCGATGCCGATTTTCTGACCGATCTGAAATTGGTATTTGATGATTTTGCGCAGCAGTGCGATACCACGCCTTTTCTTTTTGGTCACAGCCTTGGGGGATTGGTGGCAGCGCGCTTTGCCACCGGCGGCTTGTCGAAGGTGCGCGGTTTGCTCCTGTCGTCGCCGGCGTTGGCGATTCGCATGAGTGGCTTCCAGAAAATATTACTTGCCCTGACGACGCGCCTTGCACCGGGTTTTGCCGTGCCGACCAGTTTGCCGGCAGAGTTGGTATCGCACGATACGGAAGTGGTGCAGAGATACCGCAACGACCCGCTGAATCACGGTAAGGTCGCCGCGCGTGTCGTCAACTTCATGCTGTCGGCGATGGCGCAGGTGCAGCGCGACGCCGGCACTTTTACCCTGCCGCTGTTATTGCAGATCGCGGGCGATGACGTGTTTGTGGATCCGGAGGGAAGTCGTTCTTTCTTTTCGAGCGTGCCGCAAGTCGACAAATGCCTGTATTGCTATGACGACGCCTATCACGAAATTTTCAATGAATCGAAGGAGCGTCGCTTGCGCGTTCAGGGTGATTTGCAAAGCTGGCTTGTGTCGCATCTCGCGTGA
- a CDS encoding GGDEF domain-containing protein, with amino-acid sequence MQDELYLIKEAEVGSRQIGLAKVVVTLLLLSAAIATPLAMVPLLPVPGYMSAFGIAMIIINIILGALLFAKGLIESNERTIRLGTAYFFVTVIFIPLIAAFPGGLMTAPIIGETSSAVWLWCYWHTGFGLLIIRYALSSDDVAGTATSVRTSIIATIAVVALLTLSATIGLPYMPAVFRNGKNFFDDSTLVIPALVFGINLIALLCVMRMRDSKPEQLWVMVGMFAACIDIWLTLYGGSRFSLGWYFAKMTSLFTSLVVLISQLYGITRLYNSIAGANKILMTQANQDGLTALSNRRCFDQVLEIEWNRARRDKRSLALLMIDVDFFKKYNDCYGHLAGDDCLRKIASHMLAVINRPGDVAARYGGEEFVVMLPNTDASGARLVGERLLYNLSQAAIPHAENVPSGHVTLSIGVSAMVPGAGSNTTMLALAADKALYEAKEHGRNQIRTAAQESIVPMATPAFLMS; translated from the coding sequence ATGCAAGACGAACTTTATCTCATCAAGGAAGCAGAAGTAGGTAGTCGCCAGATCGGCCTGGCCAAGGTCGTCGTCACGCTGCTATTGCTGTCTGCAGCCATCGCCACACCGCTGGCCATGGTGCCGCTGTTGCCGGTACCGGGCTATATGAGTGCGTTCGGCATTGCAATGATCATCATCAACATCATTCTCGGCGCGCTGCTTTTTGCCAAAGGCCTGATCGAGAGCAACGAACGCACGATACGATTGGGCACCGCGTACTTCTTCGTCACCGTCATTTTCATTCCGCTGATTGCGGCGTTTCCCGGCGGTCTGATGACAGCCCCCATTATCGGCGAGACGAGTAGCGCAGTCTGGCTGTGGTGCTACTGGCATACCGGCTTTGGCCTTCTGATCATTCGCTATGCACTGAGTTCGGACGACGTTGCCGGCACTGCCACCAGTGTGCGTACATCCATCATTGCGACGATCGCCGTGGTCGCCCTGCTGACGCTGAGCGCGACGATCGGTTTGCCCTATATGCCTGCGGTGTTTCGCAATGGCAAAAACTTCTTCGACGATTCGACCCTGGTCATCCCCGCCTTGGTATTTGGCATCAATCTGATTGCCCTGCTCTGCGTCATGCGCATGCGTGACAGCAAGCCTGAGCAGTTGTGGGTGATGGTCGGGATGTTCGCCGCCTGCATCGACATCTGGCTGACGCTGTATGGCGGCTCGCGCTTTTCGCTGGGCTGGTATTTCGCCAAGATGACCAGCCTGTTCACGTCGCTTGTCGTGCTGATTTCACAGCTCTACGGCATCACCCGGCTCTATAACAGCATCGCCGGCGCCAATAAAATCCTCATGACCCAGGCCAACCAGGACGGGTTGACGGCATTGTCAAACCGACGCTGCTTTGACCAGGTGCTGGAAATTGAATGGAATCGCGCGCGCCGCGACAAGCGTTCGCTGGCGCTGCTGATGATTGATGTCGACTTTTTCAAAAAATACAACGACTGCTATGGCCATCTGGCGGGTGACGACTGCCTGCGCAAGATTGCCAGCCATATGCTGGCAGTGATCAACCGCCCCGGCGACGTCGCTGCACGCTATGGCGGCGAAGAGTTTGTGGTGATGTTGCCCAATACCGACGCCAGCGGCGCACGGCTGGTTGGCGAACGCCTGCTCTATAACCTGTCGCAGGCAGCCATCCCTCATGCGGAAAATGTGCCATCCGGACATGTCACGCTCAGCATTGGCGTGTCAGCCATGGTTCCCGGCGCGGGCAGCAATACGACCATGCTGGCGCTGGCTGCCGACAAGGCCCTCTATGAAGCCAAGGAACATGGCCGCAACCAGATCCGTACGGCCGCTCAGGAAAGTATCGTTCCCATGGCGACACCGGCGTTCCTGATGAGTTGA